The genome window ATAAACTTATTTGCTATTGAAAGTCCAATCCCTGCTCCTTCGTATTTATAATTGAGACCAATGTTTACTTTTTCAAAATCCTCGAAGATTCTCTCATAGTTTGTTGAATCTATACCTACACCTGTATCCTTGATTTTGATTTCAGCCCATTCTTGCTCATCAAGATTACATTCTATAGATACTTGCCCACCATTTGTATACTTGATCGCATTATGAATTACGGCATTGAGAGCAGCAGCTATCATATCTTGATCTACTAATACAACTGCTTCGCGATCAGATTTTTGTAAAGTATAGCCCAGACTTTTTTTGTTGGCCATATGATGATAGGTATCAAATGACTTTTGAACAAGGTCATTAAGTTTGCATTCCTTGAGACGCATGTTAAGCCTCATCGAATCTAAATCACTCAAAGTGATTAGATCATTAAGTGTTTTTAATAAACGTTTCTCACTGTCTTTCTGCATTTGTAAAAGCTCGTGCTCTTCCTTGCCCAGATCTGTGGCCATTAAGAGTTCTGTTGTCCCCATGATTCCGTTTAATGGGGTTCGCATCTCATGACTTAGATTCGAAAGAATACCAGATTTTAGCCTATTGAGAGACATGGCATAATTCTTAGCTTCCTTGATAGACATTTCAGCTCTCTTCCTTTTTGTTATATCCGAGAGATTTGTTAGGACATAAGTAATCTCCTCATCTTCATTCTTAATAGGTCTGTACATGACATCCAGCCATTGCATAGATCCATCTGGCACTGGGCGTTCTATCTCTTTGCGGATTGTCATCCCTTTCATTGCTTTTTCAAACTCCTCTCTATATGGCTTCTTAAATACATCTGGCATCACATTTTCATACTTCACCTCCTCTTTCCTCGGATTTACTCCATATTCATGTTCTATAATTTCTATAGACCGGTAATCAGCCATTAGTATGGTTCCGTTTTTACTCAAAAGTAGGCTGTAAATAAAACCATTATCTACCATAGCTTCTAAGCTATTCTTGGTTCTGGTCTTTTCTTGCTCTGCAAGTACTCGATCGTTTACATTGATCAGATTGCCCACCATACGGCTGGCTATACCTTCTTTATCCTTTTTCCTCCAGGCATGCACTTCATAATACTCATATTCTTCATGCCTGTTTTGAAGTCTGTAATGGTTAAAGTAATGATTACCTTCTTTGTCCAGTTGATCCATATGACGCTGGTATGCCTCATCTCGATCATCTGGGTGGATCATTTTTCTAAATTCTGCCTCAGGAAGGTATTCACCTTCTCTAGACAAGCCCACCATATCTTTAAAATCTGGACTGTAGAACACCACGTCTTTCTGCAGGTCATGGTCAAACAACCCTGACTTGATTCCTTTTAAAGCAAGTAATCTTGTCTCAGATTCCTTTTTAATTCTCTCAAGATTATTATGGAGCCGGGTACGATCAGCTGTTACACCGCATATATAAATAATCTTACCCTCATGAATCATTGGTTTAGCAATCGTCCGAATCCATTTACTTTTTCCTTTCGCACTTGTAATTTCTCCCGTGTAATCATACATCTCAAAATTTTCATAAAGCTTTTTGACTAGCTTGTCTATTTCATCTTTATGCTTGCCGGTATAAAAGCTTAAGGCCATTCCTGCATTTACATCTGATCCTACTGGAAGGTCGTGGATGTTATATACTTCTTCAGACCAATAGGTTTTATCGCGAATAGGATCATAGTACCATGCTCCTGTGTTCGTAAGTTTGGACATGTCTACCAATGATAGATGTTCCTTTGCATGATCAGTCACATCAAATCCCACCAAATAGATCTCTCCTTCTTGGTATGTCAAATCGAACTGAAACGAGAATGACTGCAAATCCTGATCTATTAGGGATATTACTTCATGGCATATTTGTCTTTCCTCTACTGCTATTTCTATTAGTTCAACAAATCTCTGTTCTTCACTATCATGTATGAGTTTAGTAATGGGTCTCCCCACTAAGTCCTCTTTCTCAATTTTGAACCTTTTAAACCATCTATCATTTGCCTTGACCACAACACCTTCAATAGTGAGTATTGCCATAAAGACTTCAGTGCCATGAGCAAATTTTTCCAGCTCTTTGATGGTAAATTCCATTTTTCTTTTTTGGTGTCTAATAAATTTAATGATTAATCTGGCATATCCTTATTCTGTCACAAGAATCTTAATTTCATTATTAGATAAAGAAAATACAGTCGATAAGGTTTTAAACTTATTCCATTTGCAGAAAACGCTTCGATTATATAATCAGGGTGGAATTACCGATCATTAAAGCTCATAAAGTCTATTTTTGAGACTTACATCTTAAATAATAAAGCAATCAGTTCAACACGCAGAATTGGTATCTTACCGAATATTCAATCAAGTCAGATTGTCAGTTAATTATGTTTACACCATTGAATACAATCTGAATCTTAATTTCATTACTAAAAACCCAGAAAAATGACAATATCTGTGACTGAACAAATCTCAAGGGAGAAAAGCATTGAAATGAAGAAGTTTGAAAAAAAAGATAAAAGTTTTCTACACTTTGTATTTAGGAATAAGTTTACAGAAGATATGTCCACTGAGGCGACACAAGTCTGGTCAAATTTCTGCGATCTGAATAGTACAAAAAAATTCATTCACATTTGGGATTGC of Marinobacter alexandrii contains these proteins:
- a CDS encoding PAS domain S-box protein, whose product is MEFTIKELEKFAHGTEVFMAILTIEGVVVKANDRWFKRFKIEKEDLVGRPITKLIHDSEEQRFVELIEIAVEERQICHEVISLIDQDLQSFSFQFDLTYQEGEIYLVGFDVTDHAKEHLSLVDMSKLTNTGAWYYDPIRDKTYWSEEVYNIHDLPVGSDVNAGMALSFYTGKHKDEIDKLVKKLYENFEMYDYTGEITSAKGKSKWIRTIAKPMIHEGKIIYICGVTADRTRLHNNLERIKKESETRLLALKGIKSGLFDHDLQKDVVFYSPDFKDMVGLSREGEYLPEAEFRKMIHPDDRDEAYQRHMDQLDKEGNHYFNHYRLQNRHEEYEYYEVHAWRKKDKEGIASRMVGNLINVNDRVLAEQEKTRTKNSLEAMVDNGFIYSLLLSKNGTILMADYRSIEIIEHEYGVNPRKEEVKYENVMPDVFKKPYREEFEKAMKGMTIRKEIERPVPDGSMQWLDVMYRPIKNEDEEITYVLTNLSDITKRKRAEMSIKEAKNYAMSLNRLKSGILSNLSHEMRTPLNGIMGTTELLMATDLGKEEHELLQMQKDSEKRLLKTLNDLITLSDLDSMRLNMRLKECKLNDLVQKSFDTYHHMANKKSLGYTLQKSDREAVVLVDQDMIAAALNAVIHNAIKYTNGGQVSIECNLDEQEWAEIKIKDTGVGIDSTNYERIFEDFEKVNIGLNYKYEGAGIGLSIANKFIQLMGGSIVVHSVVNEGSQFEIKLPAIELISE